The Bryobacteraceae bacterium genome includes a window with the following:
- a CDS encoding UTP--glucose-1-phosphate uridylyltransferase, which produces MQVRKAVIPAAGMGTRFLPATKSMPKEMLPIVDKPVLQFVLEEAAESGIEDVLIITGRGKQAIENHFDYNPDLEFFLRNAGKADLAGLVRDIGETVRIHYIRQKEQLGLGDAIRLARHHVGQEPFAVLLGDTIIDPPAGQKPGLRQLLDVFEQVRSSIVAVHRVPREWVSRYGVVEGDPEPFDENLLRLRRLVEKPKPEEAPSNLAIAGRYVFTPEIFDTLDCTPRGVGGEIQLTDAMNQLASDEPVFALAWQARRFDIGNRLEYAKCFVEFALRRADTGPELRAYIGSLLAGGAGPLL; this is translated from the coding sequence ATGCAAGTTCGGAAGGCCGTCATCCCCGCCGCCGGCATGGGCACGCGCTTCCTGCCCGCCACCAAGAGCATGCCCAAGGAGATGCTGCCCATCGTCGACAAGCCCGTCCTCCAGTTCGTGCTCGAGGAGGCGGCGGAAAGCGGCATCGAGGATGTCCTCATCATCACCGGGCGCGGCAAGCAGGCCATCGAGAACCACTTCGACTACAACCCGGATCTCGAATTCTTTCTCCGCAACGCAGGCAAAGCCGACCTCGCGGGGCTTGTCCGCGACATCGGCGAGACCGTCCGCATCCACTACATCCGGCAGAAGGAGCAGCTCGGCCTCGGCGACGCCATCCGCCTGGCCCGCCATCACGTCGGGCAGGAGCCCTTCGCCGTTCTGCTCGGCGACACCATCATCGACCCGCCCGCCGGCCAGAAACCCGGGCTCCGCCAGCTGCTCGATGTGTTTGAGCAGGTCCGCTCCAGCATCGTCGCCGTCCACCGCGTGCCCCGCGAGTGGGTCTCCCGCTACGGCGTCGTCGAAGGCGACCCCGAGCCGTTCGACGAAAATCTCCTCCGCCTGCGCCGGCTGGTCGAAAAGCCCAAACCCGAGGAAGCGCCCAGCAACCTCGCCATCGCCGGCCGCTATGTGTTCACTCCCGAGATCTTCGACACGCTCGACTGCACGCCGCGCGGGGTCGGCGGCGAGATCCAGCTCACCGACGCCATGAACCAGCTCGCCAGCGACGAGCCCGTCTTCGCCCTCGCCTGGCAGGCGCGCCGCTTCGACATTGGAAACCGGCTGGAATACGCCAAGTGCTTCGTCGAGTTCGCCTTGCGCCGCGCCGACACGGGTCCCGAGCTCCGCGCCTACATTGGCAGCCTTCTGGCCGGCGGCGCGGGGCCGCTGCTATAA
- the ffh gene encoding signal recognition particle protein, producing the protein MFDTLSDKLQRVFKNLRGEGRLTAENMDAALKEIRVALLEADVHFKVVKAFIEAVRAKAMGQEVLTALSPAQQVIKIVRDELVHILGSHASRIRTANQPPTILMIVGLQGSGKTTTTAKLARHLGKNGHRPLMVSVDVYRPAAREQLAVLARNLSIPVFEGNPGEKPLDLARGAKREAEITGRDIVLIDTAGRLHIDEELMVELEELKNALHPTEILFVADAMTGQDAVRSAEEFHKRLGITGVILTKMDGDARGGAALSIRHITGQPLKFVGTGEKPDALEPFHPDRIANRILGMGDVLSFIEKVEQAVDQKQAEKMQRKLLEDEFTLEDFRDQLKQLRKLGSLESILGMMPQIGPLKELKNAKIDEKEFTRIVAIIDSMTPQERANHMLINGSRRRRIARGSGTSVQDVNNLLKQYSQARKMMKSMSGSLLGKKPGKFKLPFPNPFGM; encoded by the coding sequence ATGTTCGATACCCTGAGCGACAAACTCCAGCGGGTTTTCAAAAACCTGCGGGGCGAAGGCAGGCTGACGGCCGAGAACATGGACGCGGCCCTCAAGGAGATCCGTGTGGCTCTCCTCGAAGCCGACGTCCACTTCAAGGTCGTCAAGGCTTTCATCGAAGCCGTCCGCGCCAAGGCCATGGGCCAGGAAGTGCTGACCGCGCTCTCCCCTGCCCAGCAGGTCATCAAGATCGTCCGCGACGAACTGGTTCACATCCTCGGCTCGCACGCGTCGCGCATCCGGACCGCCAACCAGCCGCCCACCATCCTGATGATTGTCGGCCTGCAGGGCTCCGGCAAAACGACGACGACGGCCAAGCTGGCCCGCCACCTCGGGAAAAACGGCCATCGCCCGCTGATGGTTTCGGTCGACGTTTACCGCCCGGCGGCGCGCGAGCAGCTCGCCGTTCTCGCCCGCAACCTGTCCATTCCGGTCTTCGAGGGCAATCCCGGCGAGAAGCCCCTGGATCTGGCCCGCGGCGCGAAGCGCGAAGCCGAAATCACCGGGCGCGACATCGTCCTCATCGACACCGCCGGGCGCCTGCATATCGACGAAGAGCTGATGGTCGAACTGGAGGAGCTCAAGAACGCCCTCCATCCCACGGAAATCCTCTTCGTCGCCGACGCCATGACCGGCCAGGACGCGGTCCGCAGCGCCGAGGAGTTCCACAAGCGGCTCGGCATCACCGGCGTCATCCTCACCAAGATGGACGGCGACGCCCGCGGCGGCGCGGCTCTCTCCATCCGCCACATCACCGGGCAGCCGCTCAAGTTCGTCGGCACGGGCGAGAAGCCCGACGCGCTCGAGCCCTTCCATCCGGACCGCATCGCCAACCGCATCCTCGGCATGGGCGACGTGCTCAGCTTCATCGAGAAAGTCGAACAGGCGGTCGACCAGAAGCAGGCCGAGAAAATGCAGCGCAAGCTGCTGGAAGACGAGTTTACGCTGGAAGATTTCCGCGATCAGCTCAAACAGCTCCGCAAGCTCGGCTCGCTCGAGTCCATTCTCGGCATGATGCCGCAGATCGGTCCGCTGAAGGAGCTGAAAAACGCAAAAATCGACGAGAAAGAGTTCACCCGCATCGTGGCCATCATCGATTCGATGACGCCTCAGGAGCGGGCCAACCACATGCTGATCAACGGCAGCCGCCGCCGCCGCATCGCCCGCGGCAGCGGCACTTCCGTCCAGGATGTGAACAACCTGCTGAAACAGTATTCGCAGGCCCGGAAAATGATGAAATCCATGTCCGGCAGCCTGCTCGGGAAAAAACCCGGGAAGTTCAAGCTGCCGTTCCCCAATCCGTTCGGCATGTAA
- the rpsP gene encoding 30S ribosomal protein S16, whose amino-acid sequence MLMIRLARFGAKKKPTYRVVVIEKDRARDSKAIEVVGHYNPVADPAVVELKHDRIEHWIRCGAQLSDTVARLLKKHPAPAAEQPVA is encoded by the coding sequence ATGTTGATGATCCGGCTGGCGCGATTCGGCGCCAAGAAAAAGCCCACCTACCGGGTAGTGGTGATCGAGAAGGACCGCGCCCGCGACTCGAAGGCCATTGAAGTCGTCGGCCATTACAACCCCGTGGCTGATCCGGCGGTGGTCGAGCTGAAGCACGACCGCATCGAGCACTGGATCCGCTGCGGCGCCCAGCTTTCCGACACCGTCGCCCGGCTGCTGAAGAAGCATCCCGCCCCGGCTGCGGAACAGCCCGTCGCCTGA
- a CDS encoding UPF0109 protein: protein MAGIKELVEEIAKALVDNPDEVRVREVQGEQVTVLELRVAPEDLGKVIGKQGRTARSIRTLLGAAGMKLNRRFTLEILE from the coding sequence ATGGCTGGCATCAAGGAACTGGTCGAGGAAATTGCGAAAGCTCTGGTGGACAACCCGGACGAGGTGCGCGTTCGCGAGGTGCAGGGCGAGCAGGTGACTGTGCTCGAATTGCGGGTGGCGCCGGAAGATCTCGGCAAAGTCATCGGAAAACAGGGCCGCACGGCGCGTTCGATCCGCACCCTCCTGGGTGCTGCCGGGATGAAATTGAACCGGCGTTTTACGCTGGAAATTCTGGAATAA
- the trmD gene encoding tRNA (guanine-N(1)-)-methyltransferase, translating into MTFHVLTIFPEFFRGPFEHGVVARALKAGLVGIRIHNLRDWTHDFHRTVDDRPFGGGAGMVLKPEPLFDAVESIFPARDPARHRVVLLSAQGRLFSQPDARRLAGFDEVLLICGRYEGVDERVSQHLADEELSIGNYVLSGGELAAAVVIDAVARLVPGVLGNEESPEMESFSSPQGEEFPLGILDCPHYTRPAVFRGWRVPDVLLGGNHAEIRRWRLQAALEKTRRMRPDLLEKQASAPFSRPSGGDPPECDNIEKRSEE; encoded by the coding sequence ATGACCTTTCACGTGCTGACCATCTTCCCGGAGTTTTTCCGCGGCCCGTTCGAGCACGGCGTCGTCGCCCGGGCTCTCAAGGCCGGCCTCGTCGGAATCCGCATCCATAACCTCCGGGACTGGACCCACGACTTCCACCGCACCGTCGACGACCGCCCCTTCGGCGGCGGCGCCGGCATGGTGCTGAAGCCGGAACCCCTGTTCGACGCCGTCGAGTCCATCTTCCCCGCCCGCGATCCCGCCCGCCACCGCGTCGTGCTCCTGTCGGCTCAGGGCCGCCTGTTCTCGCAGCCGGATGCCCGCCGGCTGGCCGGGTTCGACGAGGTTCTGCTCATCTGCGGCCGCTACGAAGGGGTGGACGAGCGCGTCAGCCAGCATCTGGCCGACGAGGAGCTCTCGATCGGCAACTACGTTCTCAGCGGGGGCGAACTCGCCGCCGCGGTCGTCATCGACGCCGTGGCGCGCCTCGTCCCCGGCGTGCTCGGCAATGAAGAATCGCCCGAGATGGAATCGTTCTCCTCGCCGCAGGGCGAAGAGTTCCCCCTCGGCATCCTCGATTGCCCGCACTACACCCGCCCGGCCGTCTTCCGCGGCTGGCGCGTGCCCGATGTCCTCCTCGGCGGCAATCACGCCGAGATCCGCAGGTGGCGCCTCCAGGCCGCCCTGGAAAAGACCCGGCGGATGCGCCCGGATCTGCTGGAGAAACAGGCCTCAGCCCCGTTTTCCCGGCCGTCCGGCGGAGACCCTCCCGAATGTGACAACATAGAAAAAAGAAGCGAAGAGTAA
- the rplS gene encoding 50S ribosomal protein L19, with protein sequence MISPYLSKVINKYKRTDLPEIRIGDTVRVHVKIKEGDKERLQAFEGTVIARKNSGLGETITVRKISFGQGVERIFPLNAPVIDHIDVVRSGRVRRAKLYYLRNLRGKAARLREREQ encoded by the coding sequence ATGATCAGCCCGTACCTGAGCAAAGTCATCAACAAGTACAAGCGGACCGATCTGCCCGAGATCCGCATCGGCGACACCGTGCGCGTCCACGTCAAGATCAAGGAAGGCGACAAGGAGCGTCTCCAGGCCTTCGAGGGCACCGTCATCGCGCGCAAGAACAGCGGCCTCGGCGAAACCATCACCGTCCGCAAGATCAGCTTCGGCCAGGGCGTCGAGCGCATCTTCCCCCTCAACGCGCCCGTCATCGACCACATCGACGTCGTCCGCAGCGGACGCGTCCGCCGGGCCAAGCTCTACTACCTGCGCAACCTCCGCGGCAAGGCCGCCCGCCTGCGCGAGCGCGAACAGTAA
- the rnhB gene encoding ribonuclease HII — MRCTTQLEQRLRREGFSSIAGVDEAGRGCLFGPVFAAAVILDPGRPIEGLADSKTLSPERRSELAGLIRERSISWSVASASAEEIDRINIREASRLAMRRAVAGLSPPCDYLLVDALQIDWPVPQQALIRGDARVASIAAASILAKTARDALMTELDARFPGYGLARHKGYGTAEHLDALRRLGPTPLHRRSFAPVLEALQGVL; from the coding sequence ATGCGCTGCACCACACAGCTGGAACAGCGCTTGCGGCGGGAAGGTTTCTCCTCCATCGCCGGCGTCGACGAAGCGGGCCGGGGATGCCTCTTCGGCCCCGTCTTCGCCGCCGCCGTCATCCTCGATCCCGGCCGCCCCATCGAAGGTCTCGCCGACAGCAAGACCCTCTCTCCAGAGCGGCGCAGCGAATTGGCCGGGCTCATCCGCGAGCGCTCCATCTCCTGGTCCGTGGCCTCCGCCTCCGCCGAAGAAATCGACCGCATCAACATCCGCGAGGCCTCGCGCCTCGCCATGCGGCGGGCCGTCGCAGGGCTCTCTCCGCCGTGCGATTATCTTCTTGTGGATGCGTTGCAGATCGACTGGCCGGTCCCGCAGCAGGCCCTCATCAGAGGCGACGCCCGTGTGGCCTCCATCGCCGCCGCCTCCATCCTCGCCAAGACGGCTCGTGATGCCCTGATGACCGAGCTCGACGCCAGGTTTCCCGGCTACGGTCTCGCCCGCCACAAAGGCTACGGCACCGCCGAGCACCTCGACGCGTTGCGGCGCCTGGGACCGACGCCCCTCCACCGCCGCAGCTTCGCCCCGGTTCTGGAGGCTCTGCAGGGCGTTCTATGA
- the wecB gene encoding UDP-N-acetylglucosamine 2-epimerase: MKKPRILFVFGTRPEAVKLCPVILEARRRAEFDTRVCVTAQHREMLDAMLERFGIEPDRDLDVMAANQPLSLLAARILERLDPVLVEEQPDFILVQGDTTTTFAGALAGFNRRIPVGHVEAGLRTGDVAQPFPEEMNRVLTGRLAALHFAPTERAAENLRREGVAGERIFVTGNTGIDALLYVRERLEKGEWAGFDGEIPAAGRKLILMTAHRRESFGEGFVRICEAVRRLAARGDVEIVYPVHPNPNVRGVVERMLAGVDGVRLIKPLDYVPFVDLMRRADILLTDSGGVQEEGPSFGKPILVMREKTERQEAVEAGAAVLVGTDPERIVAEAGRLLDSAEAREAFTRVRNPFGDGRASGRILDAIHSFLET; this comes from the coding sequence GGACCCGGCCTGAGGCGGTGAAGCTGTGCCCGGTGATTCTGGAAGCGCGCCGGCGGGCGGAGTTCGACACGCGCGTGTGCGTGACGGCGCAGCACCGGGAGATGCTGGACGCGATGCTCGAGCGGTTCGGCATCGAGCCGGACCGGGATCTGGACGTGATGGCGGCCAATCAGCCGCTGAGCCTGCTGGCGGCGCGGATTCTCGAGCGGCTGGATCCCGTGCTCGTCGAAGAACAGCCGGACTTCATCCTGGTGCAGGGGGACACGACCACGACGTTCGCGGGCGCGCTGGCGGGATTCAACCGGCGGATCCCCGTGGGGCATGTCGAGGCGGGCTTGCGGACAGGGGACGTGGCGCAGCCGTTTCCCGAGGAGATGAACCGGGTGCTGACGGGGCGGCTGGCGGCGCTGCATTTCGCGCCGACGGAGCGGGCGGCGGAGAACCTGCGGCGGGAAGGCGTGGCCGGGGAACGGATCTTCGTGACGGGCAACACGGGGATCGATGCGCTGCTGTACGTGCGGGAGCGGCTGGAGAAGGGCGAGTGGGCGGGCTTCGATGGAGAGATTCCGGCGGCGGGACGGAAGCTGATCCTGATGACGGCGCACCGGCGGGAGAGCTTCGGCGAAGGATTCGTGCGGATCTGCGAGGCGGTGCGGAGGCTGGCGGCGCGCGGAGACGTGGAGATCGTCTATCCGGTGCACCCGAATCCCAACGTGCGGGGGGTGGTGGAACGGATGCTCGCCGGGGTGGATGGCGTACGGCTGATCAAGCCGCTGGACTACGTTCCGTTCGTCGACCTGATGCGGCGTGCCGACATCCTGCTGACGGACTCGGGCGGGGTGCAGGAAGAGGGACCGTCGTTCGGCAAGCCGATCCTGGTGATGCGGGAGAAGACGGAACGGCAGGAAGCCGTGGAAGCGGGAGCGGCGGTGCTGGTGGGGACGGACCCGGAAAGGATTGTGGCCGAGGCGGGGCGGCTGCTGGATTCGGCCGAAGCGCGGGAGGCGTTCACACGAGTTCGCAATCCTTTTGGCGACGGGCGGGCGAGCGGGCGGATTCTGGACGCAATTCATTCATTTCTGGAGACTTGA